A stretch of the Malus domestica chromosome 08, GDT2T_hap1 genome encodes the following:
- the LOC103441754 gene encoding receptor protein-tyrosine kinase CEPR1, whose product MLLVTAAPNDPLNHHIYKPLLFLSSFPATIPISFLKLPFISLSLKPSLSLSLSLSIFDFSNMASYNLTSFVLSILLIIHSLFYPFQAVISTNTNQSEFFVLIIKSVSANSGNSLSDWDVTGGKPYCNFSGVTCNNDGYVLELDISGRSLSGKFPAGICSYLPQLRVLRLGRNNLQGDFVDSITNCSFLEEVNMDHLTLSQTLPDFSPLKSLRVLDMSYNLFEGKFPMSVFNLTNLEVLNFNENGDFNLWQLPDDIHRLTKLNSMILTTCMIQGKIPPSIGNMTSLVDLELSGNYLVGKIPAELGLLKNLKQLELYYNLLVGTIPEELGNLTELEDLDMSVNKLTGNIPESICRLPKLQVLQFYNNSLSGEIPSAIADSKTLSMLSLYDNFLTGEVPRNLGHSSSMIVLDLSENHLSGPLPTEVCKGGKLLYFLMLDNKLSGEIPESYAECQSLLRFRLNGNHLEGSIPAGLLSLPHVSIFDLSYNNLSGQIADTIGRARNLSEFFIQSNRISGILPPAISGAISLVKIDLSNNFLSGPIPSEIGNLKKLNLLMLQCNKLNSSIPDSLSSLKSLNVLDVSNNLLTGKIPESLSELLPNSINFSNNKLSGPIPLSLIKGGLVESFSGNPRLCVKVSSDQNNFPICSQSLNKKKLNSFWVVIVSVVLLLIGALLFLKRRFGKERAEVEHDETLSSSFFSYDVKSFHRISFDHREVIEAMVDKNIVGHGGSGTVYKIELSRGDVIAVKRLWSRKAKDSTEDQPFIHKELKTEVETLGSIRHKNIVKLYCYFSSLDCNLLVYEYMPNGNLWDALHKGWIHLDWPTRHQIALGIAQGLAYLHHDLMPPIIHRDIKSTNILLDVNNQAKVADFGIAKVLQASGGKDSTTTVIAGTYGYLAPEYAYSSKATTKCDVYSFGVVLMELITGKRPVEAEFGDNKNIIYWVSNKVDTKEGAMEVLDKRLSDSFQEEMIQVLRIAVGCTYKAPSLRPSMKEVVQLLIEADPCRFDSCKSSTKTKEAPNVTKVKNPYEF is encoded by the exons ATGCTTCTTGTTACTGCTGCACCCAATGATCCCCTCAATCATCACATTTATAAACCGcttctcttcctctcctccTTCCCTGCCACAATTCCTATCAGTTTTTTAAAACTACCCTTTATTTCCctctctctaaaaccttctctctctctctctctctctctctcaatctttGATTTTTCAAACATGGCTTCTTATAATCTTACCAGCTTCGTCCTTTCTATCTTGCTTATAATTCACTCGCTTTTTTATCCGTTTCAAGCCGTCATCAGTACAAATACTAACCAGTCTGAGTTTTTTGTGCTCATAATAAAGTCTGTTTCAGCTAACTCAGGAAACTCCCTGTCAGATTGGGATGTCACAGGAGGGAAACCATACTGCAACTTCTCCGGCGTCACCTGCAACAATGATGGGTATGTTCTCGAGCTTGATATCTCCGGTAGGTCTCTGTCCGGCAAGTTTCCTGCAGGAATCTGCTCTTACCTGCCTCAGTTGCGCGTTCTCCGTCTTGGACGTAACAATCTCCAGGGTGACTTTGTGGACAGCATCACCAACTGCTCATTCTTGGAAGAGGTTAACATGGATCATTTGACCCTCAGTCAGACGCTTCCGGATTTTTCACCCTTGAAATCTCTGAGGGTTCTTGACATGTCTTACAATTTGTTCGAAGGCAAGTTCCCCATGTCAGTGTTCAATCTCACCAATCTTGAGGTGCTCAACTTCAACGAAAACGGAGATTTCAACTTGTGGCAACTTCCAGATGACATCCATCGGCTGACAAAGCTCAATTCTATGATCTTGACAACGTGCATGATTCAAGGAAAGATCCCTCCATCAATAGGAAACATGACTTCTCTTGTTGATCTCGAATTGAGTGGCAATTACCTGGTTGGTAAAATTCCTGCGGAGCTTGGTTTGCTCAAGAATTTGAAACAGTTAGAGCTCTACTACAACCTACTTGTTGGAACTATCCCTGAGGAGCTTGGAAATCTCACTGAACTCGAAGACTTAGACATGTCAGTCAATAAGCTGACTGGAAATATTCCAGAATCTATTTGTCGCCTTCCCAAGCTCCAAGTCCTGCAGTTTTACAACAACAGCCTTTCAGGTGAAATACCAAGCGCCATTGCAGACTCGAAAACACTAAGCATGCTGTCGCTGTACGATAACTTCCTGACAGGAGAAGTTCCAAGAAATCTGGGGCACTCATCATCAATGATTGTCCTGGACTTGTCCGAGAACCATCTTTCCGGTCCATTGCCAACGGAGGTTTGCAAGGGAGGTAAGCTGCTCTATTTTCTTATGCTGGACAATAAGTTATCTGGGGAGATACCAGAGAGCTACGCAGAATGCCAGTCTCTTCTTCGCTTTCGACTTAATGGTAATCATCTGGAGGGTTCAATACCTGCAGGACTTCTTAGTCTTCCCCATGTTTCGATCTTTGATTTGAGTTACAACAATTTGAGTGGTCAGATTGCAGATACAATTGGAAGAGCTAGAAACTTGTCAGAATTTTTTATACAAAGCAACAGGATTTCAGGTATTCTACCACCTGCAATCTCTGGAGCAATCAGCCTAGTGAAGATTGACCTCAGTAATAATTTTCTTTCTGGTCCAATTCCTTCTGAAATTGGCAACTTAAAAAAGCTAAATCTACTGATGTTGCAATGCAACAAGCTCAACTCTTCCATTCCGGATTCACTTTCTTCACTGAAATCTCTCAATGTTCTTGATGTCTCCAACAACCTCTTGACTGGAAAAATCCCAGAGAGTCTCAGTGAATTGTTACCAAACTCCATCAACTTCTCAAACAATAAGCTTTCTGGTCCAATTCCGCTCTCATTGATAAAAGGCGGGTTGGTGGAAAGCTTTTCAGGCAACCCACGCCTCTGTGTTAAAGTTTCTTCAGATCAAAATAATTTTCCCATATGTTCACAATCCTTGAACAAAAAGAAGTTGAATTCTTTCTGGGTTGTTATAGTTTCGGTAGTCCTCCTCCTCATTGGAGCTCTGCTGTTCCTAAAGCGccgatttggaaaagaaagagcaGAGGTGGAACATGATGAGACCCTGTCCTCATCATTCTTCTCATATGATGTAAAGAGCTTTCATCGAATAAGCTTCGACCACCGCGAGGTCATTGAAGCCATGGTTGATAAGAACATAGTAGGCCATGGAGGATCAGGGACAGTGTACAAGATTGAGCTGAGCCGCGGGGATGTGATTGCAGTGAAGAGGCTGTGGagtagaaaagcaaaagattcgACAGAAGATCAGCCGTTCATCCACAAGGAGTTGAAAACTGAGGTGGAGACGCTGGGAAGTATCAGGCACAAAAACATTGTCAAATTGTACTGCTACTTCTCAAGCTTGGACTGCAACCTGTTGGTTTATGAGTATATGCCCAATGGTAACCTTTGGGATGCCCTTCACAAAGGATGGATCCATCTAGATTGGCCTACTCGTCACCAGATTGCGCTCGGGATTGCACAGGGTTTGGCATACCTCCACCATGATCTGATGCCTCCAATTATTCACAGAGATATCAAGTCTACCAACATCCTGCTTGACGTCAATAACCAAGCCAAGGTTGCAGATTTTGGCATAGCCAAGGTTTTACAAGCAAGTGGAGGAAAAGATTCCACCACCACTGTTATTGCTGGGACTTATGGTTACTTAGCCCCAG aatatgcatattcatccaaagCAACAACCAAGTGTGACGTCTACAGTTTTGGGGTAGTTTTGATGGAGCTGATAACAGGGAAGAGGCCAGTGGAGGCAGAGTTTGGAGACAACAAGAACATCATATACTGGGTTTCAAACAAAGTGGACACCAAGGAAGGAGCCATGGAGGTGCTTGACAAGCGATTATCGGACTCATTCCAGGAGGAGATGATCCAGGTTCTTCGCATTGCCGTTGGATGTACCTATAAGGCGCCTTCGCTGCGTCCAAGCATGAAGGAGGTGGTTCAGCTGCTGATTGAAGCTGACCCTTGCAGATTTGATTCATGCAAGTCATCAACTAAGACCAAAGAAGCACCAAATGTGACAAAGGTCAAGAACCCTTATGAGTTCTAA
- the LOC103441753 gene encoding SKP1-like protein 11 — protein sequence MSTEKEDIEARDATDTEEEEQSATENYESKKISLKTSDGEIFEIEENVAMQFQTVKTFFQDESVARDMVMPVPNVHSGELVKIIDFCTKSLDLNRKAEHEEVSKKELRKFNNDFVKDETTGNVMELTLAADYLNVDQMLEVLNQCVADRIKNKSVEYVRKLFGVESDFTPEEEQKLRDDYAWAFEGVDED from the coding sequence ATGTCGACTGAGAAAGAGGATATCGAAGCTCGTGACGCCACTGACACCGAGGAAGAGGAGCAGTCGGCGACGGAAAACTACGAGAGCAAGAAGATCTCCCTCAAGACCTCTGATGGCGAGATCTTCGAGATCGAGGAGAATGTCGCGATGCAGTTCCAGACTGTCAAGACATTCTTCCAAGATGAGAGCGTGGCACGCGACATGGTGATGCCGGTCCCGAACGTCCACAGCGGGGAGCTCGTCAAGATCATCGATTTCTGCACCAAAAGCCTAGATCTGAATCGGAAGGCGGAGCACGAGGAGGTGTCGAAGAAGGAGCTTAGGAAATTCAACAACGATTTCGTCAAGGATGAGACCACCGGTAACGTGATGGAGCTGACCCTGGCCGCCGATTACTTGAACGTCGATCAAATGCTGGAGGTGCTGAACCAGTGCGTCGCCGATCGGATCAAGAATAAGAGCGTCGAGTACGTGAGGAAGTTGTTCGGCGTCGAGAGTGATTTCACGCCCGAGGAAGAGCAGAAGCTTCGCGATGACTATGCATGGGCTTTTGAAGGAGTCGATGAAGactga